One Triticum dicoccoides isolate Atlit2015 ecotype Zavitan chromosome 5B, WEW_v2.0, whole genome shotgun sequence genomic window carries:
- the LOC119307258 gene encoding uncharacterized protein LOC119307258, with translation MTTSPSVGVYSKSLMESGPDSVRQEPGPFIAPSLEELLPQLSLEERVRLQSHLHEHERKVKRWSKCPTLPSGRSERKRDTTIMPHVRHALHYYNARHPGDEFDAVKPLMESRASFRKQLWAHVNFWARSRKSNKIKRFFAEVHYNPKPIVEVCTIIEEPLDRYRRSCAFCPGNRDILHPVGSRKFVCGNDKDRMVQQFKPRTFSEFRGMPFTCCPSSASSNVQEEVGKRVF, from the exons ATGACGAC ATCACCTTCGGTGGGGGTCTATTCCAAATCACTGATGGAGTCTGGGCCGGATTCTGTTAGACAGGAGCCTGGGCCGTTTATTGCGCcatcgctggaggagctgctgccgcAGCTATCCCTTGAGGAGCGGGTACGATTGCAGAGTCACCTACACGAGCACGAGCGCAAAGTGAAGCGATGGAGTAAGTGTCCTACATTACCTTCGGGCCGGTCAGAAAG AAAGCGCGACACCACCATCATGCCTCACGTCCGCCACGCTCTCCACTATTACAATGCCAGGCACCCG GGTGACGAGTTTGATGCTGTGAAGCCTCTGATGGAATCCAGAGCTAGTTTCAGGAAACAGCTGTGGGCTCACGTCAACTTCTGGGCTCGCAGTCGCAAAAGCAACAAAATCAAGCGCTTCTTCGCTGAGGTGCACTACAACCCAAAACCTATTGTTGAAGTGTGCACCATCATCG AAGAGCCTCTTGACCGGTACAGGAGGAGCTGCGCATTCTGTCCTGGCAACCGGGACATTTTGCACCCTGTTGGTTCCCGTAAGTTTGTTTGTGGAAATGATAAGGACCGGATGGTACAACAATTCAAGCCTCGTACATTCTCTGAATTTCGTGGAATGCCATTCACTTGCTGCCCGAGTTCGGCCTCCTCCAACGTTCAAGAGGAAGTAGGAAAGAGAGTATTCTGA